One Podarcis raffonei isolate rPodRaf1 chromosome 3, rPodRaf1.pri, whole genome shotgun sequence genomic region harbors:
- the LOC128409895 gene encoding cytochrome P450 2K6-like encodes MDWTEQIPALCLLILTIIFIWKWGSFWNRSSKNLPPGPTPLPLVGNLHMMDLKRPYRTMLKLSKEHGPIFRIQMGFQKMVVLTGYETVKEALVNQADAFAERATIPIFEDHARGFGVVFSHGENWKAMRRFSLSTLRDYGMGKRSIEDRIVEECSVLIKTFESYQGQPFETTTIMNAAVANIIVSILLNKRFEYDDATFRKLLKLVNENLQLFGSPSVMLYNIFPALGSLLGARKTILQNKDEMHTFINTTFIQHLRDLDENDQRSLIDSFLLKQQEEKDKPNGYFHNENLRSLVSNLFAAGMETTATTLRWGLLLMMKYPEIQNKVQEEIAKVVGSSQPRIEHRTKMPYVDAVIHEIQRFSDIVPTNIPHATTVDVTLKGYFIPKGTHIMPLLTSVLHDESQWEKPYQFYPEHFLDSEGKFIKRDAFMPFSAGRRACLGENLAKMELFLFFTSLLQRFTFQLPPGTSEDDLDLTPAVGFTTPPMPHQLCALPRS; translated from the exons ATGGATTGGACTGAACAGATTCCAGCATTATGCCTGCTCATCCTTACAATTATATTCATTTGGAAATGGGGCAGTTTCTGGAATAGGAGCTCCAAAAATCTCCCACCAGGTCCGACACCTTTACCACTTGTTGGGAATCTCCACATGATGGATCTGAAGAGACCTTACAGAACAATGTTAAAG TTGTCAAAAGAACATGGCCCCATCTTCCGCATCCAAATGGGATTCCAGAAAATGGTGGTGCTGACAGGGTATGAGACAGTCAAGGAGGCTCTGGTGAATCAGGCGGACGCTTTTGCAGAGAGAGCCACCATCCCAATTTTTGAGGACCATGCAAGAGGCTTTG GTGTTGTTTTTTCACATGGTGAAAACTGGAAAGCGATGCGGCGGTTCTCACTAAGCACATTACGGGACTATGGCATGGGAAAAAGGTCCATAGAGGACAGAATTGTGGAAGAATGCAGTGTCCTGATTAAGACATTTGAATCTTACCAAG GACAACCATTTGAAACCACCACAATTATGAATGCCGCTGTTGCCAATATCATAGTGTCCATCCTACTAAACAAGCGATTTGAATACGATGACGCCACATTTAGAAAACTTCTGAAGTTGGTCAATGAAAATCTCCAGCTTTTTGGAAGCCCCTCTGTCATG CTGTATAATATATTTCCTGCTCTTGGCTCGCTTTTGGGAGCCCGTAAAACTATCCTTCAAAACAAAGATGAGATGCATACCTTCATAAATACCACCTTCATACAACACCTCAGAGATCTGGATGAAAATGACCAAAGGAGCTTGATTGATTCATTTCTTCTGAAACAGCAAGAG GAGAAGGACAAGCCGAATGGATATTTCCACAATGAAAATCTAAGATCCCTTGTGAGTAACTTATTTGCTGCTGGCATGGAGACCACTGCTACCACACTGCGCTGGGGACTGTTACTAATGATGAAATATCCTGAAATTCAGA ATAAGGTCCAAGAAGAAATTGCGAAGGTTGTTGGATCTTCTCAACCAAGGATTGAGCACCGAACGAAAATGCCATATGTAGATGCAGTGATCCATGAGATCCAGAGATTTTCTGACATTGTCCCCACAAATATTCCACATGCAACCACTGTGGATGTTACCCTCAAAGGCTACTTCATTCCAAAG GGGACTCACATCATGCCACTACTGACCTCCGTGCTGCACGATGAATCTCAGTGGGAAAAACCATACCAATTTTATCCTGAGCACTTTCTTGACTCTGAAGGAAAGTTCATAAAGAGAGATGCATTCATGCCTTTCTCTGCAG GTCGGAGAGCATGTTTAGGTGAGAATCTTGCCAAAATGgagctcttcctcttctttacAAGCCTCCTGCAGAGATTCACATTCCAGCTACCTCCTGGAACATCTGAAGATGACCTGGATTTGACCCCTGCTGTTGGGTTCACAACACCACCCATGCCCCACCAACTCTGTGCTCTGCCACGTTCATAA
- the GLYATL3 gene encoding glycine N-acyltransferase-like protein 3, which translates to MLVLNCSTKLQILEHKLLSNFPESLKVYGAVLNINRGNPFRKEVVVDSWPEFKAVITRRQRTAESDDLDHFTNAYAVFYKDQQAYQVLLENPETVNWEQVFQIQGLQDGLYDVSQAVASSKLVDVKQSCFQMVIHPDPDTLPEVKLPLVPPPKLASLDVSHASLLNSTWSRGGSEQCRKYLASLISCFPSTCVLDEGGCPIAWGLTDQFATMIHGYTLPEHRRKGYNRLIATVLAKKLHSQGFPAQGNVLEDNVPSVTLLKSMNAQFLPCQFVRLIHTPFGFVNTSRL; encoded by the exons GTTTATGGAGCAGTGCTAAATATAAACAGAGGAAACCCCTTCAGGAAGGAAGTGGTGGTGGATTCATGGCCAGAATTTAAAGCTGTTATTACCCGCCGGCAGAGAACG GCTGAAAGTGATGACCTGGACCATTTTACCAATGCCTATGCTGTATTCTACAAGGACCAGCAAGCGTATCAAGTGTTGCTGGAGAACCCAGAAACCGTAAACTGGGAGCAAGTCTTCCAAATACAGG GACTGCAGGATGGATTGTACGACGTTTCCCAAGCTGTAGCTAGTTCCAAGCTTGTGGATGTAAAGCAGTCTTGTTTCCAAATGGTTATCCATCCAGATCCTGATACACTTCCTGAGGTTAAACTCCC GCTAGTACCTCCACCCAAGCTTGCTTCCCTCGATGTCTCCCATGCCAGCCTGCTGAACAGCACATGGTCCCGAGGAGGAAGCGAACAATGCCGAAAATACCTTGCCAGCCTCATTTCCTGTTTCCCTAGTACCTGCGTCCTGGATGAAGGGGGCTGCCCCATTGCCTGGGGTTTGACGGACCAATTTGCTACTATGATCCATGGTTATACTTTGCCGGAACACCGCAGGAAAGGGTACAACCGCCTCATAGCGACAGTCCTCGCCAAGAAGTTACATAGCCAGGGCTTCCCAGCTCAGGGAAATGTCCTGGAGGATAACGTCCCATCAGTAACTCTACTGAAAAGCATGAATGCCCAGTTCTTGCCCTGCCAGTTTGTCAGACTTATCCACACGCCTTTCGGTTTTGTAAACACATCTCGGCTGTAG
- the LOC128409897 gene encoding cytochrome P450 2K6-like, translating to MDWTEQIPALCLLILTIIFIWKWGSFWNRSSKNLPPGPTPLPLVGNLHMMDLKRPYRTMLKLSKEHGPIFRIQMGFQKMVVLTGYETVKEALVNQADTFAERPLIPIFEEFTRGFGVVFSHGENWKAMRRFALSTLRDYGMGKRSIEDRIVEECSVLIKTFESYQGQPFEATTIINAAAANIIASILLNKRFEYEDSTFRKLLKMVNENIRLFGSPSVMLYNIFPALGSLLGAHKTLLHNRDEIQAFINATFIQHLRDLDENDQRSFIDSFLLRQQEEKDKPNGYFHNENLKAVVSNLFSAGTETTATTLRWGLLLMMKYPEIQNKVQEEIAKVVGSSQPRIEHRTKMPYVDAVIHEIQRFSDVSPTNLPHATTVDVTLKGYFIPKGTHIMPLLTSVLHDETQCEKPYQFYPEHFLDSEGKFIKRDAFMPFSAGRRACLGENLAKMELFLFFTSLLQRFTFQLPPGTSEDDLDFTPAVGFTTPPMPHQLCALPRS from the exons ATGGATTGGACTGAACAGATTCCAGCATTATGCCTGCTCATCCTTACAATTATATTCATTTGGAAATGGGGCAGTTTCTGGAATAGGAGCTCCAAAAATCTCCCACCAGGTCCTACACCTTTACCACTTGTTGGGAATCTCCACATGATGGATCTGAAGAGACCTTACAGAACAATGTTAAAG TTGTCAAAAGAACACGGCCCCATCTTCCGCATCCAAATGGGATTCCAGAAAATGGTGGTGCTGACAGGGTATGAGACAGTCAAGGAGGCTCTGGTGAATCAGGCGGACACTTTTGCAGAGAGACCCCTCATCCCAATTTTTGAGGAGTTTACAAGGGGCTTTG GTGTTGTTTTTTCACATGGTGAAAACTGGAAAGCGATGCGGCGGTTTGCACTAAGCACATTACGGGACTATGGCATGGGGAAAAGGTCCATAGAGGACAGAATTGTGGAAGAATGCAGTGTCCTGATTAAGACATTTGAATCTTACCAAG GACAACCATTTGAAGCCACCACAATTATTAATGCCGCTGCTGCCAATATCATAGCATCCATCCTACTAAACAAGCGATTTGAATATGAAGACTCCACATTTAGAAAACTTCTAAAGATGGTCAATGAAAATATCCGGCTTTTTGGAAGCCCCTCTGTCATG CTGTATAATATATTTCCTGCTCTTGGCTCGCTTTTGGGAGCTCATAAGACTCTCCTTCACAACAGAGATGAGATCCAGGCCTTCATAAATGCCACCTTCATACAACACCTCAGAGATCTGGATGAAAATGACCAAAGGAGCTTCATTGATTCATTTCTTCTGAGACAGCAAGAG GAGAAGGACAAGCCGAATGGATATTTCCACAATGAAAACTTAAAAGCAGTTGTGAGTAACTTATTTTCTGCTGGCACAGAGACCACTGCTACCACACTGCGCTGGGGACTGTTACTAATGATGAAATATCCTGAAATTCAGA ATAAGGTCCAAGAAGAAATTGCAAAGGTAGTTGGATCTTCTCAACCAAGGATTGAGCACCGAACGAAAATGCCATATGTAGATGCAGTGATCCATGAGATCCAGAGATTTTCTGACGTTAGCCCAACAAATCTGCCACATGCAACCACTGTGGATGTTACCCTCAAAGGCTACTTCATTCCAAAG GGGACTCACATCATGCCACTACTGACCTCCGTGCTGCACGATGAAACTCAGTGCGAAAAGCCATACCAATTTTATCCGGAACACTTTCTTGACTCTGAAGGAAAGTTCATAAAGAGAGATGCATTCATGCCTTTCTCTGCAG GTCGGAGAGCATGTTTAGGTGAGAATCTTGCCAAAATGgagctcttcctcttctttacAAGCCTCCTGCAGAGATTCACATTCCAGCTACCTCCTGGAACATCTGAAGATGACCTGGATTTTACCCCTGCTGTTGGGTTCACAACACCACCCATGCCCCACCAACTCTGTGCTCTGCCACGTTCATAA